The segment TTTTCTCCTCCTGGCCCAGTATCCAGAAATTTGGTTTCTCATTCCTGTGGACCAAAACCTGGGATGCGCCTAACGAACAATTTGGTGCGCTGGTGCCGATTTACGGTACCGTCGTAACCTCGCTGATTGCGCTGCTCATCGCCGTTCCGGTGAGCTTCGGTATCGCCCTGTTCCTGACGGAACTGGCACCAGGCTGGCTGCGTCGTCCACTCGGCACTGCAATCGAGCTGCTGGCGGCCATCCCCAGCATCGTCTATGGCATGTGGGGCCTGTTTATTTTCGCGCCACTCTTTGCCGAGTACTTTCAGACGCCGGTTGGCGACATCATGTCGAATATCCCGATTGTGGGTGCGCTGTTCTCCGGCCCGGCTTTTGGGATCGGTATCCTGGCGGCAGGCGTTATCCTCGCCATCATGATCATCCCGTACATTGCTTCGGTGATGCGTGATGTGTTCGAACAGACCCCGGTGATGATGAAAGAGTCGGCCTACGGTATTGGCTGCACCACCTGGGAAGTGATTTGGCGTATCGTGTTGCCCTTCACCAAAAACGGTGTGATTGGCGGTGTGATGCTCGGTCTGGGCCGTGCATTGGGTGAGACGATGGCGGTAACCTTTATCATCGGTAACACCTACCAGCTCGACAGCGCATCGCTGTTTATGCCGGGCAACAGCATCACCTCGGCACTGGCGAATGAATTTGCTGAGGCAGAATCCGGTGTCCATGTGGCGGCATTGATGGAGCTGGGGCTGATCCTGTTTGTCATCACCTTTATCGTACTGGCGATCTCCAAACTGATGATTTTGCGTTTGGCGAAAAGTGAAGGAGCCCGGTCATGACAACCATTGAATTGCAGGCCCGCGCTGAACTGGAAGCCTCGCGTCGCAAAATGCAGGCATGGCGCAGCACCAAAAATAAAATCGCGCTGACCCTGTCGCTGCTGACGATGGCATTTGGTCTGTTCTGGCTGATCTGGATCCTGTTTACCACCATTTCCCGTGGTATTGATGGCCTTTCCTGGTCGCTGTTTACTGAATCTACCCCGCCACCCAATACCGCTGGCGGTGGCCTGGCGAACGCCCTCGCAGGCAGTGGTTTACTGATTTTCTGGTCAACCTTCTTTGGCACACCGCTGGGCATCATGGCGGGGATCTACCTTGCCGAATATGGTCGCAAGCACTGGCTGGCAGAGGTGATTCGTTTTATTAACGATATCCTGCTGTCTGCACCGTCAATTGTGGTGGGGTTGTTCGTTTACACCATCGTGGTGGCGCAGATGCAGCACTTCTCCGGTTGGGCAGGCGTGGTGGCACTGGCGTTGTTGCAGATTCCCATCGTGATCCGTACCACTGAGAATATGCTGCGTCTGGTGCCTGATAGCATGCGTGAAGCCGCTTATGCGCTGGGGACGCCGAAATGGAAGATGATTTCAGCTATCACCCTCAAGGCCTCAGTCTCCGGCATTATCACCGGTGTGCTGCTGGCGATTGCGCGTATTGCCGGTGAAACCGCACCGTTGCTGTTTACTGCGCTGTCGAACCAGTTCTGGAGCACCGACATGATGCAGCCGATCGCCAACCTGCCAGTCACCATCTTTAAATTTGCCATGAGTCCCTTTGCGGAATGGCAAAGCCTGGCGTGGGCGGGTGTGCTGATCATCACCCTGTGCGTATTGCTGCTGAACATCCTGGCACGCGTGATTTTCTCTAAGAGCAAACACTAATTTCCCGGCGCGGCTATGGCAGCGCGGTACATGAGAGACGAGCAATGAGTATGGCAACTTCTTCTGCCGGCAAAATTCAGGTGCGCAATCTGAACTTCCATTACGGGAAATTCCATGCGCTGAAAAACATCAATCTGGACATCGCAAAGAACCAGGTCACCGCGTTTATCGGGCCATCCGGCTGTGGTAAATCGACCCTGCTGCGCACCTTCAATAAAATGTATTCGCTCTACCCTGAGCAGCGTGCAGAAGGTGAGATTCTGTTGGATGGGGACAATATTCTGGCGTCAAGCCAGGATATTGCCCTGCTGCGCGCCCGTGTGGGCATGGTGTTCCAGAAACCTACGCCGTTCCCGATGTCGATTTACGACAACATCGCGTTTGGTGTCCGTCTGTTTGAAAAGCTGTCGCGTGCTGATATGGATGAGCGCGTGCAGTGGGCGCTGACGAAAGCAGCGCTGTGGAATGAAACCAAAGACAAGCTCCATCAGAGTGGTTACAGTCTCTCCGGCGGTCAGCAGCAGCGTTTGTGCATCGCTCGCGGCATTGCGATTCGCCCGGAAGTGTTGCTGCTGGATGAGCCATGCTCGGCGCTGGATCCCATCTCCACGGGCCGTATCGAAGAGTTGATCACCGAGCTGAAGCAGGATTACACCGTAGTGATTGTGACCCACAACATGCAACAGGCGGCGCGCTGTTCCGATCATACCGCCTTTATGTATCTGGGTGAGCTGATTGAATTCAGCGATACCGATACGCTGTTTACCAAGCCAGCGCAAAAGCAGACAGAAGACTACATTACCGGTCGTTACGGCTGATTTGACGGAGACGCACATGGATAATTTAAATCTGAACAAACATATCTCCGGTCAGTTCAACGCTGAGCTGGAACACATTCGCACTCAGGTGATGATCATGGGTGGCATGGTGGAGCAGCAGCTTACCGACGCCATTACCGCGATGCATAACCAGGATGGCGATCTGGCGCAGCGAGTCATCGACGGCGACCAGAAGGTCAACATGATGGAAGTGGAGATTGATGAAGCCTGCGTGCGCATCATCGCCAAACGCCAGCCTACCGCCAGCGATTTACGTCTGGTGATGGCGATCATCAAGACCATCTCTGAGCTGGAACGTATTGGGGACGTGGCGGAAAAAATCAGCCGCACCGCGCTGGAGAAATTTAGCCAGCAACATCTGCCGCTGCTGGTGAGCCTGGAATCACTCGGTCACCATACCGTACAGATGCTGCATGACGTGCTGGATGCTTTTGCGCGCATGGATCTCAACGCGGCGATCGATATCTACCGTGAAGACAAGAAGGTGGATAAAGAGTACGAGGGTATTGTGCGTCAGTTAATGACCTACATGATGGAAGACCCGCGTACCATCCCCAGCGTACTGACTGCGCTGTTCTGTGCCCGTGCCATTGAGCGTATCGGTGACCGCTGCCAGAACATCTGTGAGATCATCTTCTATTTTGTGAAGGGCCAGGATTTCCGTCATGTTGGCGGCGACAAGCTGGATGAATTGTTGTCCGGCGACGATGGCAGCAACAAACCTTCCTGATAACCCCGTGGCTGCTGGTTTTACTGGCAGCCATCTCCATTTCTGATTGGTCTCAAGTCTTTCCGCTCTTTATACTTGGCGCACTTTTTACTGCAAGGTGCTGCTGCATGTCCCTCTCCCCACACAAGAAACAGAGCGTAACCCCGGCAAAAGCGATGTTGGCCGCCGTCAGTGGCTATGCGATGGATGGCTTCGATCTGCTGATCCTCGGCTTTATGTTACCGGCAATCAGCGTCTCGCTGGCGCTCGATCCTTCTCAGGCCGGTTCGCTGGTCACCTGGACGCTGATTGGTGCCGTGGTCGGCGGAATTGTTTTTGGTCATCTGAGCGACCGCTTTGGCCGTATCCGCATTCTCACCGTCACCATTCTCATGTTCTCAATATTCACCGGATTGTGTGCGGTGGCACAGGGATATTGGGATCTGCTGGCGTATCGTACCTTTGCCGGAATGGGGCTGGGGGGAGAATTCGGTATCGGCATGGCGCTGATTGCTGAAGCCTGGCCGCAGGAGAAGCGTAACCGTGCTTCAGCGTGGGTCGGTATCGGCTGGCAACTGGGGGTGTTGCTGGCGGCTTTTATCACGCCGCCACTGCTGAGCGTGATTGGCTGGCGCGGAATGTTCCTGGTGGGCCTGCTGCCTGCGTTGGTTTCGTTTGTGATTCGGCGCAGCATGGGCGAGCCGGAAGGCTTTACCCGACATGTGGCCAAAACGCCGCAATTGTCGTTTGCGGCGCGTATTCGATTGTTGTTTAGCGATCGCGCCACCAGCAAAGCCAGTCTGGGGATTTTCATTCTTTGCTCGGTGCAGAACTTTGGTTACTACGGACTGATGATCTGGATGCCGAGTTATCTCTCCTCCAGCTTCGGTTTCAGCCTGACCAAATCCGGCCTGTGGACCGCCGTCACTGTCGTGGGCATGACTTTTGGCATCTGGCTGTTCGGTGTACTGGCGGATCGCTTCGCACGTTGGAAAATTTTCCTGCTATATCAATTCGGTGCGGTCGTGATGGTGGTCATTTACGCTCAGCTACGTGATCCCACCGTGATGCTGTTTACCGGGGCGCTGATGGGGATGTTTGTGAATGGCATGATTGGCGGTTATGGCGCGCTGATTTCCGATACCTTTCCAACCCAGGCGCGTGCTACGGCGCAGAACGTTTTGTTTAACCTCGGACGTGGTGTAGGGGGTTTTGGTCCGCTGGTTATTGGCTTACTGGCAACGAAAATTTCATTCGCGGCAGCGATTACCCTGCTGGCGCTGATTTATCTGCTGGATATCGTCGCGACGCTGTTTTTATTGCCGAAGAAGCAGGGCAATGAGGATTCACTCGGCGCGATAGGCTGAGCGTAGCGGCGCGATTTATCACGCAAGATCTTGCGTGCTGCGGGAAAACCCCGCGCGATGAATCGCGCCGCTACGGGACCCTGTGGACAGTTACACCAACGCCCAACCGCGCGCACGCCACAAGTCGGGTAGCTGCGTCATATCATCAAATCGGGTCACCAGCGGGTGATCCAGTTCCGGGTTATGCGCATCGGCGCAGTAATAAAACACCGGAATGCCCGCGGCGATCCCTGCGCGGGCACCGGCCTCGGAGTCATCCACCAGAATGCACTTCTCAATCGGTACCTGCATTTGTTCTGCGGCGTGATACATCAACTCCGGGTCCGGCTTCCAGTGGTTGATGTCATAACCGCTGTAAAGATGTGCTGCAAAGTACGGCAACATGCCGGTCAGCCCCAATGAATGTTGCATCTTTTTCACCGTACCATTTGAGACGACGCACATCGGGACTTTGACTTGTTCCACCAGCGCTTTCGCTCCGGCAATGGGCTTCAGTTCTAAATCGAATAAGCGTGCTACCTCGGCGCGGTACGCCGTTTCCACCTCATCCATCGGCAATTCAGTCTGATGTTCCGCAGAAACATCACGGATGATGTCGTAGAGTTTTACCCCTTTGTATTTTTCAAACATCTCCTGTAGTGAGAGTTCAATACCGTAGCGGGCAAAGGTGTTGACGTAGGATTGTGTACAGATCACCTCACTGTCGACCAGCGTGCCATCACAATCAAAAAAAACACATTCAACTGACATCAGACATCATCCTTTTGCTAAACAAGAAGCTGTCACTCTAACGCACTGTGCGCACCGAGCAAACGCTTGCGAAAAATCAGTGTGCTGGTCAGTCAAAATCTATAGGATACGCGCGTTAAATTTTTCAGCGGAATAAGCTATGAACAAGCAGGGTCTGTTGCAACGCGTCTTTAAGTTGCAGGAACACGGCACCACCGTGCGTACAGAAGTGATCGCCGGTTTCACCACCTTTCTGACGATGGTTTACATCGTTTTCGTCAACCCGCAGATTCTGGGTGCCGCTGGCATGGACACCCAGGCGGTGTTTGTCACCACCTGCCTGATCGCGGCATTCGGCAGCATCCTGATGGGGCTGGTGGCGAATCTGCCGGTGGCGCTGGCACCCGCAATGGGACTGAATGCCTTCTTTGCTTTTGTGGTCGTCGGTGCAATGGGGTATTCGTGGCAGATCGGGATGGGCGCGATCTTCTGGGGGGCGCTGGGATTGTTGATCCTCACGCTGCTGCGCGTGCGTTACTGGATGATCGCCAATATCCCGCTGAGTCTGCGTGTTGGCATCACCGCGGGCATCGGGCTTTTTATCGCCATGATGGGACTGAAAAATGCCGGCATTATCGTGTCAAATGCCGACACCCTGGTGACGGTGGGCAACCTGACCTCACATAGCGTACTTCTGGGGGCACTTGGCTTCTTTATTATCGCTATTCTCGCCTCTCGCAACATTCATGCGGCGGTACTGGTATCGATTGTGGTGACCACGGCGATTGGCTTGCTGCTTGGCGATGTGAAGTTCACCGGCATTTTCGCGACACCACCATCCGTGGGCGCTGTCGTTGGGCAAGTTGATCTCAAAGGTGCGCTTAATATCGGTATGGCCGGGGTGATTTTCTCCTTTATGCTGGTCAACCTGTTCGATTCCTCCGGCACGCTGATCGGTGTGACCGACAAAGCGGGACTGACCAATGAAAAAGGCACCTTCCCGCGTATGCAGCAGGCGCTGTTTGTCGATAGCGTCAGCTCGGTGGCGGGTTCGCTGATCGGCACCTCTTCCGTCACTGCTTATATCGAAAGTTCTTCTGGCGTAGCGATTGGCGGGCGCACCGGGTTGATGGCGGTGATCACCGGCATTCTGTTCCTGCTGGTGATGTTCCTGTCGCC is part of the Pantoea phytobeneficialis genome and harbors:
- the pstA gene encoding phosphate ABC transporter permease PstA; translated protein: MTTIELQARAELEASRRKMQAWRSTKNKIALTLSLLTMAFGLFWLIWILFTTISRGIDGLSWSLFTESTPPPNTAGGGLANALAGSGLLIFWSTFFGTPLGIMAGIYLAEYGRKHWLAEVIRFINDILLSAPSIVVGLFVYTIVVAQMQHFSGWAGVVALALLQIPIVIRTTENMLRLVPDSMREAAYALGTPKWKMISAITLKASVSGIITGVLLAIARIAGETAPLLFTALSNQFWSTDMMQPIANLPVTIFKFAMSPFAEWQSLAWAGVLIITLCVLLLNILARVIFSKSKH
- a CDS encoding NCS2 family permease — its product is MNKQGLLQRVFKLQEHGTTVRTEVIAGFTTFLTMVYIVFVNPQILGAAGMDTQAVFVTTCLIAAFGSILMGLVANLPVALAPAMGLNAFFAFVVVGAMGYSWQIGMGAIFWGALGLLILTLLRVRYWMIANIPLSLRVGITAGIGLFIAMMGLKNAGIIVSNADTLVTVGNLTSHSVLLGALGFFIIAILASRNIHAAVLVSIVVTTAIGLLLGDVKFTGIFATPPSVGAVVGQVDLKGALNIGMAGVIFSFMLVNLFDSSGTLIGVTDKAGLTNEKGTFPRMQQALFVDSVSSVAGSLIGTSSVTAYIESSSGVAIGGRTGLMAVITGILFLLVMFLSPLAAMVPSYAAAGALIYVGVLMTASLSRVRWDDLTEAVPAFVTAVMMPFSFSITEGIALGFIAYCVMKLGTGRWREISPCVVVVALLFVLKIAFIDAH
- the pstC gene encoding phosphate ABC transporter permease PstC, which translates into the protein MAATKPTFKAPGKQGDMIFGALVKLAALIVLLLLGGIIVSLIFSSWPSIQKFGFSFLWTKTWDAPNEQFGALVPIYGTVVTSLIALLIAVPVSFGIALFLTELAPGWLRRPLGTAIELLAAIPSIVYGMWGLFIFAPLFAEYFQTPVGDIMSNIPIVGALFSGPAFGIGILAAGVILAIMIIPYIASVMRDVFEQTPVMMKESAYGIGCTTWEVIWRIVLPFTKNGVIGGVMLGLGRALGETMAVTFIIGNTYQLDSASLFMPGNSITSALANEFAEAESGVHVAALMELGLILFVITFIVLAISKLMILRLAKSEGARS
- the pstB gene encoding phosphate ABC transporter ATP-binding protein PstB; amino-acid sequence: MSMATSSAGKIQVRNLNFHYGKFHALKNINLDIAKNQVTAFIGPSGCGKSTLLRTFNKMYSLYPEQRAEGEILLDGDNILASSQDIALLRARVGMVFQKPTPFPMSIYDNIAFGVRLFEKLSRADMDERVQWALTKAALWNETKDKLHQSGYSLSGGQQQRLCIARGIAIRPEVLLLDEPCSALDPISTGRIEELITELKQDYTVVIVTHNMQQAARCSDHTAFMYLGELIEFSDTDTLFTKPAQKQTEDYITGRYG
- a CDS encoding MFS transporter is translated as MSLSPHKKQSVTPAKAMLAAVSGYAMDGFDLLILGFMLPAISVSLALDPSQAGSLVTWTLIGAVVGGIVFGHLSDRFGRIRILTVTILMFSIFTGLCAVAQGYWDLLAYRTFAGMGLGGEFGIGMALIAEAWPQEKRNRASAWVGIGWQLGVLLAAFITPPLLSVIGWRGMFLVGLLPALVSFVIRRSMGEPEGFTRHVAKTPQLSFAARIRLLFSDRATSKASLGIFILCSVQNFGYYGLMIWMPSYLSSSFGFSLTKSGLWTAVTVVGMTFGIWLFGVLADRFARWKIFLLYQFGAVVMVVIYAQLRDPTVMLFTGALMGMFVNGMIGGYGALISDTFPTQARATAQNVLFNLGRGVGGFGPLVIGLLATKISFAAAITLLALIYLLDIVATLFLLPKKQGNEDSLGAIG
- the phoU gene encoding phosphate signaling complex protein PhoU: MDNLNLNKHISGQFNAELEHIRTQVMIMGGMVEQQLTDAITAMHNQDGDLAQRVIDGDQKVNMMEVEIDEACVRIIAKRQPTASDLRLVMAIIKTISELERIGDVAEKISRTALEKFSQQHLPLLVSLESLGHHTVQMLHDVLDAFARMDLNAAIDIYREDKKVDKEYEGIVRQLMTYMMEDPRTIPSVLTALFCARAIERIGDRCQNICEIIFYFVKGQDFRHVGGDKLDELLSGDDGSNKPS
- the yieH gene encoding 6-phosphogluconate phosphatase, giving the protein MSVECVFFDCDGTLVDSEVICTQSYVNTFARYGIELSLQEMFEKYKGVKLYDIIRDVSAEHQTELPMDEVETAYRAEVARLFDLELKPIAGAKALVEQVKVPMCVVSNGTVKKMQHSLGLTGMLPYFAAHLYSGYDINHWKPDPELMYHAAEQMQVPIEKCILVDDSEAGARAGIAAGIPVFYYCADAHNPELDHPLVTRFDDMTQLPDLWRARGWALV